In Serratia sp. FDAARGOS_506, a genomic segment contains:
- a CDS encoding DUF637 domain-containing protein — translation MDKLNPPLARGASYLLIYLTAFQPLHPAFAAGITAANGNTQVVIKPGNVPVVNIATPNGAGISHNTYKDFNVGPQGAVLNNATHGGKTQLGVEIYSAQGNTYLKGKPAELIINEVIGGSRSELQGKLEVFGNKANVMIANPNGITCDGCGFINAPGVTLTTGKPQFDKQGALEALEVKKGGVTIGDKGLDGSGADYVDIISRATELNGKINAQNLSLTQGANRISFKDGSIKPIAGEGAKPQLAVDTKVLGGMYANKIRLVANEDGVGVNLKDLTSKQRDITLSVNGMIELGNTHAATDLNASAREIHISSGVKVRGERDVTLAADTLNNNGNVTAHRDMRVFADTVRNVALRDGDNTALHSNNNLWIQKDAQGNKSKQIENRSARIQTNSGDLVIRTEQLNNVRQTFAISEKIEPVDQEGMRLFGSVFNAYKNGDIKNRQDLYKEDMSKWEKWLLPCTTAYECTYANRHSSTWILDERIRTHVISNSSPAIIVSGKNSYINAGSLWNDASQLKAKGDMILTGNAFSSINHAFGTKERFNKFKPDTEAYLQYEKLGWPYPPLSYANTGDRAYRWTYDNRTEGGIVADGNLTADFKSQIDIRTVTPNEGQLNDINTAGRPEAIRAKNVLLHAANIVNTDAINATGNITAIAEDRIVLGQGILSAGKELNLSAVNTIDVWQSELKGQDIALTARTGEIKVHTSEKPNYYHQDGVRWLGSLQASRDLTLTAGSTITLLNTLLAPQSRNISITASGSISLIKNDAVLMRDRPGEYLPSDKQQHYFNGLLNTGKLNATGSVSLNSGGYLALRGVNINAGKDVTLLAGHNADLNYRALGGNYGHLFATSRTPELGSKIHAGGNLLINSARDIGTQGGALSANGNITLLAGQNLWLSNVAYSAIDAANDNNKDDRHVVTTLSAGKNLTAAANNQLLTYGAKLTSGANMALTSGGDMRFEAVQNHTYREGGNEFTETRTQQGTELNAGGLMTVISGGSILFQATKLVVKGLGANWKPPVAVTDWGSRIAVAEQQLQNAQQRINQAQQDKSRAEQAKHGKSNELTTLQRDINSLKQRQAEVIKKSQEFTAKHGKLMEINDWGLWQQSAAIAAEGIGITHDLLEKEKRANALPNEINAEQSALNDAQQRLSQATQDRDGAQSRLATARNEATSKGADEAKQKAQVDAHNQAEAMRAGNMDIAAKGGYLYAQAMEESSHYEKKETKRKWWGKKTEVKQTRHDVTNKVTEFTAAGNITLMSRDDSTYEASKIAAGQNARLTSTHGQVNFRAVKNTSFEQTVSNSKGFFIKQANKGYEDNKWVLPSIHTGGALIVEAAKGVSADVKVKNGQALQSAIDALGNTPGTTWVKDLNKRNDVQWSKVKDAYDSWDYKSQHLNPAVAAVIAIAAAAVTAGSSLAATAASSVSGAVGGGAVTSGAVTAGMSSLASQAAVALVENQGNLSKTLQALGSNENVRATATAMAIGGALNGFDSAMGWSKDAAGKPLNPNNVKLPQLSNGDWSKVAQRVAGQSVISSSLNTAINGGSFKDNLTNALLANIGSQVQAEGANLIGDNGDVLGAAGKSVSHAVVAGIAAEIGRGDGKGAAAGALAAELAGVVMQSTLFEPANLNEKERQLYRLQEALNGNEVKEQTARVIGALTGALTTHTPEGAYSAADSAQSVYRYNMTEHMLMQYALDNQKDILAADKGDVAAAKRVVARREAAAIVATVGGGGLVLTAGGMTLVGAAPELVLAARLAIAGCKTNPALCLNQAGIYAADIVAPEAIIGTGAVTTGSTLILGKTEDSVRKLSRQLVNASDELYKTKTFNTQPVADFIKGETVAGANLSTKTADYLREIQKVNTNQLVKVFDPKQNESKLNVFGQQFEQVLGEGGSNKYGTTKVFATGKLSRQEIIDYAQSLAGTVPLEEKKTPKGMVYFAKKDGMVINLRDFSKSEDSTKARWTIEIIKNEQLNNLQGKVKKPIEIKFR, via the coding sequence AAGCTCGAGGTATTCGGCAACAAGGCCAACGTGATGATCGCCAACCCGAATGGCATCACCTGCGACGGCTGCGGCTTTATCAATGCGCCGGGCGTGACGTTAACCACCGGCAAACCGCAGTTCGACAAGCAGGGCGCGCTGGAAGCGCTGGAGGTGAAAAAAGGCGGTGTCACCATCGGCGATAAAGGGCTGGACGGCAGCGGCGCCGACTACGTCGATATCATCAGCCGCGCCACTGAGTTGAACGGCAAAATCAATGCGCAAAACCTGTCGCTGACCCAGGGCGCCAACCGCATCAGCTTCAAGGACGGCAGCATCAAACCGATCGCCGGTGAAGGCGCTAAACCCCAACTGGCCGTGGATACCAAAGTGCTGGGGGGCATGTACGCCAACAAAATCCGCCTGGTGGCCAATGAGGATGGAGTAGGGGTGAACCTGAAAGACCTCACCAGCAAACAGCGAGATATTACGCTGAGCGTGAACGGGATGATTGAGTTGGGCAATACACACGCCGCGACAGACTTGAACGCCAGCGCCAGAGAAATTCATATCTCATCAGGCGTTAAGGTGCGTGGCGAACGTGACGTGACGCTGGCTGCCGATACGCTCAACAATAACGGTAACGTGACGGCGCACCGCGATATGCGAGTGTTTGCCGATACGGTACGCAATGTGGCATTACGTGATGGTGACAACACCGCATTGCATAGCAACAATAATCTCTGGATCCAGAAAGACGCTCAGGGGAATAAATCCAAACAGATAGAAAATCGCTCCGCGCGCATTCAGACCAACAGTGGCGATTTGGTGATACGGACTGAGCAGCTCAATAACGTGCGGCAGACATTCGCGATTTCTGAAAAAATAGAGCCTGTTGATCAAGAAGGAATGCGATTATTTGGCAGCGTATTCAATGCGTATAAAAACGGAGATATAAAAAACCGACAAGATCTTTATAAAGAAGACATGTCGAAGTGGGAGAAATGGCTACTACCTTGTACGACAGCATATGAGTGTACTTATGCAAACCGGCATTCATCTACTTGGATACTTGATGAGCGAATTCGAACCCACGTTATATCTAACTCTTCCCCTGCCATTATTGTGTCTGGCAAAAATAGCTACATTAATGCTGGCTCATTGTGGAATGATGCCAGCCAATTGAAGGCTAAGGGAGATATGATCCTTACAGGTAACGCCTTCAGCTCCATCAATCATGCCTTTGGCACAAAAGAACGCTTCAACAAATTTAAACCCGATACGGAAGCCTACCTGCAATATGAGAAACTGGGATGGCCTTACCCACCATTAAGTTATGCCAATACCGGAGATCGAGCTTACCGTTGGACTTATGACAATAGAACTGAGGGGGGTATTGTCGCTGATGGCAATCTGACGGCGGACTTCAAGAGTCAGATCGACATCAGAACGGTAACGCCCAATGAAGGCCAACTCAACGACATTAATACTGCCGGGCGTCCAGAAGCCATCAGGGCAAAGAATGTGCTCCTGCATGCGGCTAACATCGTCAATACCGATGCCATCAACGCGACAGGCAATATCACCGCTATCGCAGAAGATCGCATCGTACTGGGGCAAGGTATCCTGTCTGCCGGCAAAGAGCTGAATTTAAGTGCCGTTAATACTATCGATGTATGGCAAAGCGAACTGAAAGGGCAAGACATCGCGCTTACCGCGCGTACCGGTGAGATAAAAGTTCACACCAGCGAAAAGCCTAATTACTACCATCAGGATGGTGTGCGTTGGCTGGGCAGTCTGCAGGCCTCTCGTGACCTGACGCTGACGGCGGGCAGCACCATTACGTTGCTCAATACGCTGCTGGCGCCACAAAGTCGTAACATCAGCATAACTGCTTCCGGTAGCATCTCTCTCATCAAAAATGATGCCGTTCTGATGCGCGATCGCCCCGGTGAATATCTGCCTTCAGACAAGCAGCAACACTACTTCAATGGCCTGCTGAACACTGGAAAACTGAATGCCACTGGCTCGGTCTCACTCAATAGTGGCGGTTATCTGGCGCTGCGCGGTGTCAATATCAATGCTGGCAAGGATGTGACGCTGCTGGCCGGGCATAATGCCGACCTCAACTACCGGGCGCTGGGTGGTAACTATGGGCATCTTTTTGCAACTTCACGTACCCCTGAACTCGGCAGCAAGATACACGCCGGCGGCAATTTACTGATTAACTCAGCCCGCGACATCGGCACACAGGGCGGCGCGCTCTCCGCCAACGGCAATATCACGCTGCTGGCCGGGCAGAATCTATGGTTATCGAATGTCGCCTATTCCGCTATCGATGCCGCCAATGACAACAACAAAGACGATCGCCATGTGGTCACTACCCTCAGCGCCGGGAAAAACCTGACCGCGGCGGCGAATAACCAACTGCTGACTTACGGCGCCAAGCTGACTTCCGGCGCCAACATGGCGCTGACCTCCGGTGGCGACATGCGCTTTGAGGCGGTGCAGAACCACACCTACCGCGAGGGCGGCAACGAGTTCACCGAAACCCGTACCCAGCAAGGTACCGAGCTGAATGCCGGTGGCCTGATGACGGTGATTTCCGGCGGCAGCATTCTGTTCCAGGCGACCAAGCTGGTGGTTAAAGGGTTGGGAGCGAACTGGAAACCGCCGGTAGCGGTGACGGATTGGGGCAGCCGCATCGCCGTTGCCGAGCAGCAACTTCAAAATGCGCAGCAGCGCATTAATCAGGCGCAGCAGGATAAGAGTCGCGCTGAACAAGCGAAGCACGGTAAAAGCAATGAGTTAACTACGCTGCAGCGTGACATTAACTCGCTAAAACAAAGACAAGCGGAGGTAATCAAGAAATCTCAAGAGTTTACAGCCAAGCACGGCAAGCTAATGGAAATAAACGACTGGGGTTTATGGCAACAAAGTGCTGCCATCGCAGCCGAAGGTATCGGCATTACCCATGATTTATTGGAAAAGGAGAAACGAGCGAATGCGCTCCCCAATGAAATCAATGCCGAACAATCCGCCCTCAATGATGCACAACAGCGCCTCTCTCAGGCCACACAAGACCGCGATGGCGCACAATCACGTCTGGCAACCGCCCGCAATGAGGCGACAAGTAAAGGGGCAGACGAGGCCAAACAAAAAGCTCAGGTCGACGCCCACAACCAGGCTGAAGCCATGCGCGCCGGCAATATGGATATCGCCGCCAAGGGCGGCTATCTCTACGCTCAGGCGATGGAAGAGTCCAGCCACTACGAGAAAAAGGAAACCAAGCGCAAATGGTGGGGCAAGAAAACCGAGGTTAAACAGACCCGCCATGACGTGACCAACAAGGTCACCGAGTTTACCGCCGCTGGCAATATCACGCTGATGAGCCGCGACGACAGCACCTATGAAGCCAGTAAAATCGCCGCAGGGCAAAATGCGCGCCTGACCAGCACGCATGGTCAGGTTAACTTCCGCGCGGTGAAAAACACCTCTTTCGAACAGACCGTCAGCAATTCGAAAGGCTTCTTTATCAAGCAGGCCAACAAAGGGTACGAAGACAATAAGTGGGTACTGCCGAGCATTCATACCGGTGGCGCCTTGATCGTAGAGGCTGCCAAGGGCGTCAGCGCCGATGTGAAGGTGAAAAACGGCCAGGCGCTGCAAAGCGCCATCGACGCCCTGGGCAATACGCCGGGCACCACCTGGGTCAAAGATCTGAATAAGCGCAACGACGTGCAGTGGAGCAAGGTCAAAGACGCTTACGACAGCTGGGATTACAAGAGCCAGCACCTGAACCCGGCAGTGGCGGCGGTGATCGCCATTGCGGCCGCGGCGGTGACCGCAGGCAGTTCACTGGCGGCCACGGCGGCCTCCAGCGTTTCCGGCGCCGTGGGCGGCGGGGCGGTAACCAGCGGCGCGGTCACGGCCGGGATGTCTTCGCTGGCCTCCCAGGCGGCGGTCGCGCTGGTGGAAAACCAAGGCAACCTGTCGAAAACCCTGCAGGCGCTGGGCAGCAATGAAAACGTCAGGGCGACCGCCACTGCGATGGCGATCGGCGGCGCGCTCAACGGCTTTGACAGCGCGATGGGCTGGAGCAAGGATGCGGCAGGCAAACCGCTTAACCCAAACAACGTCAAACTGCCGCAGCTGAGCAACGGCGACTGGAGCAAGGTGGCGCAGCGGGTGGCCGGGCAATCCGTCATCAGCTCCAGCCTGAATACCGCCATCAACGGCGGCAGCTTCAAGGACAACCTGACCAATGCGCTGCTGGCGAACATCGGCAGCCAGGTTCAGGCCGAGGGCGCCAACCTGATTGGGGATAACGGCGACGTTCTGGGTGCGGCCGGGAAGTCTGTCAGCCATGCGGTTGTGGCAGGCATCGCTGCGGAAATCGGGCGCGGCGACGGTAAAGGGGCTGCTGCCGGGGCGCTGGCAGCGGAGCTGGCCGGCGTCGTGATGCAGAGCACGCTGTTCGAACCGGCCAATCTCAACGAAAAGGAACGCCAGCTCTACCGTTTGCAGGAAGCGCTAAACGGCAATGAAGTAAAAGAGCAAACGGCACGAGTGATCGGGGCTTTGACCGGGGCGTTGACAACGCATACGCCGGAAGGCGCCTACAGTGCTGCGGACAGTGCGCAGTCGGTTTATCGCTACAACATGACCGAACATATGTTGATGCAGTATGCGCTGGATAATCAGAAAGACATTTTGGCCGCTGATAAAGGTGATGTTGCTGCGGCAAAACGTGTTGTGGCTCGCCGAGAAGCTGCCGCAATAGTGGCGACCGTAGGTGGCGGCGGTCTGGTACTTACTGCGGGGGGAATGACGCTGGTGGGAGCTGCGCCAGAATTGGTTCTGGCGGCACGATTGGCAATTGCCGGTTGCAAAACTAACCCCGCGCTTTGTCTGAACCAGGCCGGTATTTATGCGGCAGACATTGTGGCACCAGAGGCGATTATTGGTACTGGCGCCGTAACCACCGGCAGCACATTGATTTTGGGTAAGACCGAAGACAGCGTGAGGAAGTTGAGCCGACAGCTGGTGAACGCTTCCGATGAACTATACAAAACAAAAACGTTCAACACTCAGCCGGTTGCCGATTTTATCAAAGGAGAAACGGTAGCCGGGGCGAATTTGTCGACTAAAACGGCAGATTATTTGCGGGAAATACAGAAGGTTAACACTAACCAGTTGGTTAAGGTGTTTGACCCGAAACAGAACGAAAGTAAGCTGAACGTGTTTGGTCAGCAGTTTGAGCAGGTTCTGGGCGAAGGTGGAAGCAATAAATATGGAACAACCAAGGTTTTTGCGACAGGAAAACTGTCAAGACAAGAAATCATCGACTACGCTCAGTCGCTAGCTGGAACGGTACCATTGGAAGAGAAGAAAACTCCGAAAGGCATGGTTTACTTTGCAAAAAAAGATGGAATGGTTATCAATCTTAGAGATTTTTCCAAAAGTGAAGATAGCACAAAGGCTCGATGGACGATTGAAATTATAAAAAATGAACAACTCAATAATCTACAGGGAAAAGTTAAAAAACCTATTGAAATTAAATTTAGGTAA